From a region of the Daphnia magna isolate NIES linkage group LG1, ASM2063170v1.1, whole genome shotgun sequence genome:
- the LOC116919249 gene encoding elongation factor 1-alpha: protein MGKEKTHINIVVIGHVDSGKSTTTGHLIYKCGGIDKRTIEKFEKEAQEMGKGSFKYAWVLDKLKAERERGITIDIALWKFETSKFYVTIIDAPGHRDFIKNMITGTSQADCAVLIVAGGVGEFEAGISKNGQTREHALLAYTLGVKQLIVGVNKMDSTEPPFSEARYEEIKKEVSSYIKKIGYNPAAVPFVPISGFHGDNMIEASTNLPWYKGWAVERKEGKADGKTLLEALDAILPPSRPTDKALRLPLQDVYKIGGIGTVPVGRVETGIIKPGMVVTFAPCQLTTEVKSVEMHHEALEEALPGDNVGFNVKNVSVKELRRGFVAGDSKNNPPKGAADFFAQVIVLNHPGQIGNGYTPVLDCHTAHIACKFAEIKEKCDRRTGKTTEANPKFIKSGDAAMITLVPSKPLCVESFSDFPPLGRFAVRDMRQTVAVGVIKSVNFKDLGAGGKVTKAAEKAGKKK from the exons ATGGGCAAGGAAAAGACTCACATCAATATTGTCGTGATCGGTCACGTAGATTCTGGGAAGTCGACCACCACAGGTCACTTGATTTACAAATGTGGAGGTATTGATAAGCGAACCATTGAGAAGTTTGAGAAAGAAGCTCAGGAA ATGGGTAAGGGCTCTTTCAAGTACGCATGGGTGTTGGACAAACTGAAAGCTGAGCGTGAACGTGGTATTACTATTGACATTGCACTTTGGAAATTTGAAACATCAAAATTCTATGTCACCATCATTGATGCCCCTGGGCATCGAGATTTCATCAAGAACATGATTACTGGTACTTCACAG GCAGACTGTGCCGTGTTGATTGTTGCTGGTGGGGTAGGTGAGTTTGAAGCTGGTATATCCAAAAATGGGCAAACACGAGAACATGCATTGCTGGCTTATACTTTGGGGGTGAAGCAGCTAATTGTTGGTGTCAACAAGATGGATTCTACTGAGCCACCTTTCAGTGAGGCTCGTTATGAGGAAATAAAGAAGGAAGTAAGCAGTTATATTAAGAAAATCGGTTACAACCCTGCTGCTGTTCCGTTTGTCCCGATCTCCGGTTTTCACGGAGACAACATGATTGAGGCTTCCACAAACCTTCCTTGGTATAAAGGGTGGGCAGTCGAACGTAAAGAAGGCAAAGCTGACG GCAAAACTCTGCTTGAGGCTTTGGACGCCATTCTACCGCCTTCTCGCCCTACAGATAAGGCGCTCCGTCTCCCTCTTCAAGACGTTTACAAAATCGGTGGTATTGGTACAGTGCCTGTTGGGCGGGTTGAAACCGGTATTATTAAACCTGGTATGGTCGTGACTTTCGCTCCATGCCAGTTGACGACTGAAGTCAAATCTGTCGAAATGCACCATGAAGCACTCGAGGAAGCTTTACCTG GTGATAACGTTGGTTTTAACGTCAAGAACGTCTCCGTCAAAGAGTTACGCCGTGGTTTTGTCGCTGGCGACTCGAAGAACAACCCTCCCAAGGGCGCTGCAGATTTCTTCGCTCAGGTCATTGTATTGAATCATCCCGGGCAGATCGGCAATGGATACACTCCTGTGTTAGATTGCCACACTGCCCACATCGCTTGTAAATTTGCTGAAATTAAGGAAAAGTGTGATCGACGTACTGGCAAGACCACTGAAGCAAATCCGAAATTTATTAAATCAGGCGATGCCGCAATGATTACTTTGGTTCCAAGCAAACCCCTTTGTGTTGAGTCTTTCTCTGATTTTCCTCCACTGGGACGATTCGCCGTTCGTGATATGCGGCAAACTGTGGCTGTCGGTGTCATCAAATCCGTCAATTTCAAG GATTTGGGAGCTGGTGGTAAGGTAACGAAAGCTGCTGAAAAGGcaggtaaaaagaaatga
- the LOC116920746 gene encoding uncharacterized protein LOC116920746: MSNSQRTNSECSGMTKSTMQLPGDEGVHAENYKLHMHEEQLGSTSNLFDSSIQPTDECTAPESYDTFFQDAFNAINTEMEKYYSSLGKMEEKEVNVQSEIISKTEEMKKLSRILRAKRDSALQAIAQLTTPVFKRSNVQD, encoded by the exons ATGAGTAATAGCCAGCGTACGAATTCCGAGTGCTCGGGTATGACGAAATCAACAATGCAGCTACCAGGGGATGAGGGTGTTCATGCCGAAAATTACAAATTGCATATGCATGAGGAGCAACTGGGTtcaac GAGTAATCTTTTTGATTCGAGCATTCAGCCAACGGATGAATGTACTGCACCAGAATCATATGATACGTTCTTTCAAG ACGCTTTCAATGCAATTAAcacggaaatggaaaaatattaTTCGAGTTTGGGAaagatggaagaaaaagaagtgaaCGTGCAAAGCGAAATAATTTCCAAGACTGAAGAGATGAAGAAACTAAGTCGAATTCTACGGGCCAAAAGGGATAGTGCGTTGCAAGCCATCGCCCAATTGACAACTCCTGTTTTCAAACGTAGCAATGTTCAGGATTAG
- the LOC116919259 gene encoding bleomycin hydrolase → MTLNLTSDVVERLNNSFHKDPKNLLAQNACTKYDPLEMCLSRKRLEEIHHVFTHKVDEVKPMTNQKSSGRCWIFAMLNAMRIPFVKHYNLEEFEFSQAYLFFWDKVERSNYFLNTVVDVAKRGEKVDGRLFAFLLQDPTSDGGQWDMLVNLVTRYGVMPKKCFPDSYSSESSLRMNSILKSKLREYAKLLQDMVGEGVSTEKIREKIEEFMQNIYRIVAICLAIPPKTFTWEYYDKAKQYCVVEKMEPKLFYENFVKSLYNVENKVCLVSDPRPSNPYGKGYTVDCLGNMVGGRKTFYINQPIEILAQLSSQSIEANEGVWLGCEVSKRFSAKHGIEDLQIHDYPSVFGVDVYTCLSKADRLIFGDSLMTHAMLITAVTLDKETKQPRKWRVENSWGDDRGEKGYLLITQEWFEQFVFEVVVDKRFVPEEILQICNVEPIILPAWDPMGNLANIFRNFEETV, encoded by the exons ATGACTCTGA ATTTGACTTCTGATGTTGTTGAAAGACTTAATAATAGCTTTCACAAGGATCCAAAGAATTTGCTTGCACAAAATGCTTGCACAAAATATGATCCACTAGAGATGTGCTTGTCCAGGAAGCGTCTAGAAGAAATTCATCATGTTTTCACACACAAA GTTGATGAAgtaaaaccaatgactaaccAGAAAAGCTCTGGACGATGCTGGATCTTTGCCATGTTAAATGCCATGAGAATTCCTTTTGTTAAGCACTATAACCTGGAGGAATTTGAATTTAGTCAAgcttatctttttttctgggACAAA GTTGAGAGGAGCAATTACTTTCTTAATACTGTGGTTGATGTAGCAAAGCGAGGAGAGAAAGTTGATGGCAGACTCTTTGCCTTTCTATTACAG GATCCTACAAGCGATGGAGGTCAGTGGGATATGCTTGTAAATCTGGTTACTCGATATGGAGTGATGCCAAAGAAATGTTTTCCTGATTCATACAGCAGTGAATCCAGTTTACGGATGAATTCTATTCTAAAAAGCAAG CTGCGCGAGTATGCCAAGTTGCTACAAGACATGGTAGGCGAAGGTGTCTCTACAGAAAAGATACgggaaaaaattgaagaattCATGCAAAATATCTATCGAATCGTTGCAATTTGCCTAGCGATCCCACCAAAAAC GTTCACATGGGAATACTATGATAAAGCGAAGCAATACTGCGTTGTGGAGAAAATGGAACCCAAACTCTTTTACGAAAACTTCGTTAAATCTTTATACAATGTGGAAAACAAG GTTTGCCTTGTTTCCGATCCTCGTCCTAGCAATCCTTATGGGAAAGGTTACACAGTGGATTGTCTTGGAAACATGGTGGGTGGTCGAAAGACATTCTATATTAATCAACCCATCGAGATACTAGCACAGTTGTCCAGTCAATCCATTGAAGCTAATGAAGGTGTTTGGCTTGGTTGTGAAGTCTCTAAGCGATTTTCAGCCAAGCATGGCATTGAGGATTTACAAAT ACACGATTATCCATCAGTGTTTGGTGTCGATGTTTACACATGCTTGTCGAAGGCAGATCGTCTGATCTTTGGTGATTCTTTGATGACCCACGCCATGCTGATAACTGCCGTCACGCTCGATAAAGAAACGAAACAGCCGCGCAAATGGCGCGTGGAAAACAGTTGGGGAGATGACCGTGGTGAAAAAGGTTATCTGCTCATTACACAAGAGTGGTTTGAGCAATTCGTTTTTGAAGTAGTTGTCGATAAGCGTTTCGTACCAGAAGAAATATTGCAAATCTGCAACGTCGAGCCAATTATTTTGCCTGCTTGGGATCCCATGGGAAACCTCGCAAACATTTTTAGAAATTTTGAAGAAACGGTATAA
- the LOC116918489 gene encoding LOW QUALITY PROTEIN: HEAT repeat-containing protein 6 (The sequence of the model RefSeq protein was modified relative to this genomic sequence to represent the inferred CDS: deleted 1 base in 1 codon) — protein MALLHKASNENYLSGVQNKLMLILGKKNVVSKDVTDLLDHLCTLFFDLKRKGDVSVNAQDAVSIMIDVLEIVKPEESLKVSKICQIWEQVLQLPNVILSNQTSEKLIVWTLQSVRDENSSVLADILSFLAVAVNYKEIKQAKDLKILLGPSGFVINKLNEDRQVNNLTVLILKVLCNFTYCSGEKDWSTISKDLVEACIIQFIKIQEQQLNSDPSNFNILRVLILCFYGLENIFVRFTTSTAPHLETIFGLARYYMLFGIAGQPLKYAPIRPSSLPFVELPLKCDQTKNPKVRKKRPPSKVQSKNRNQDSHSEEIGIEPHLQTKNKTWAKNSISISSSDSELSDSDVQSYQRLKETQGKVRSSALKMLSAAFKFCDQRSVMGYWSAFLPDSSQGQVYRHSLVTPILKDCSVKVRCSALVALSSLLQAIQPTLAMASYQETRTGSFIPLSHTLAETIIAVQRSLVLSVSAEQSASALIQILKCLAVAATVFPYEKLPMELVSKTIQQCTPFLDNKDPDVKVACLSVLRILLCARSANPQIVQMFNEEKTGKCWLLEHCLTLIDGQSGFPLTLESLLVIGEVTRSNIRVAQPYFQHIVRSICHKLLTDQDSGIQIRCAKALALVGASILQEMEKEDSDQFISRDEAVQLWIYIIRHGLANILQAASVPPLKAEACAALATVGSQIFECLPRELRILFVTLALGCATDGDASVRAASIRTLGFSVTFNTLNDDASFLLDSSEKILPLLLDGNLLVALNASWALGNLADTLDKDQNSLLEEMPRDFLINLIKAAVHAAQGPMKVRCNGIRALGIFVKIIPDVPSQGSETAILLDQAISVIAKQATIGNFMKNRWNACYACGNILQNIKLLTAFSHWMDKLVESLLIVFRSCANFKVRISAANAMLNVKHRELLSHHYIRIWFTLLDSLANSEHIDDFSEFQHHETMCRQICNALCKLMTLITKDDLSQLQEAVMKYYDVFSAQFSKFLKSLLPEQLELVIEASEYIRQLGQPVGSLTQSQKSAVELFQELLIIPG, from the exons ATGGCACTTTTGCACAAAGCATCAAATGAGAATTATTTGTCTGGTGTGCAAAACAAGCTAATGCTAATATtgggcaaaaaaaatgtggtcTCCAAGGATGTAACAGATTTATTGGATCATTTATGTACTCTTTTTTTCGATCTTAAAAGAAAGGGAGATGTGTCAGTCAATGCCCAG GATGCTGTCAGTATCATGATAGATGTTTTAGAAATTGTTAAACCAGAGGAATCTCtaaaagtttcaaaaatttgtCAAATATGGGAACAAGTTTTACAACTTCCAAATGTAATCTTGTCTAATCAGACATCAGAGAAATTGATTGTTTGGACACTGCAATCGGTCAGGGATGAGAATTCTTCTGTGTTGGCTGATATCCTCAGTTTTCTTGCTGTGGCAGTCAACTATAAGGAGATTAAACAAGCTAAA GATCTAAAAATATTACTTGGTCCTTCTGGATTTGTTATAAATAAGTTGAATGAAGATCGACAAGTCAATAATCTAACAGTACTCATACTGAAAGTTCTCTGCAACTTTACCTACTGCTCAGGTGAAAAAGACTGGTCAACTATTTCTAAAGATTTAGTTGAAGCATGTATCATACAATTCATCAAAATTCAGGAACAACAATTAAATTCTGATCCAAGCAATTTTAATATTCTAAGG GTTCTCATCCTGTGTTTTTATGGGTTGGAAAACATATTTGTCCGGTTTACCACCTCAACTGCACCCCATTTGGAAACTATTTTTGGTTTGGCACGATACTATATGCTATTCGGCATCGCTGGTCAGCCTCTAAAATATGCTCCAATCCGCCCATCATCT CTACCATTTGTGGAACTTCCATTGAAGTGTGATCAAACAAAGAATCCCAAAGTGAGAAAGAAACGCCCTCCTAGCAAAGTACAATCCAAGAATCGAAATCAAGATAGCCACAGCGAGGAAATTGGTATCGAACCACAtctccaaacaaaaaataaaacctggGCAAAAAACAGCATCTCTATTAGTAGTTCAGATTCGGAACTATCGGATTCAGATGTACAGTCTTATCAAAGACTGAAAGAAACTCAGGGAAAGGTCCGTTCGAGCGCGCTAAAAATGTTGTCTGCTGCCTTCAAGTTTTGCGACCAGCGTTCCGTAATGGGGTATTGGTCAGCCTTTTTACCTGATTCGTCTCAAGGGCAAGTTTACCGCCATTCACTGGTTACCCCAATACTAAAGGATTGCTCAGTCAAAGTCCGTTGCAGCGCTTTAGTTGCGTTGTCGTCGCTACTGCAAGCTATCCAGCCGACATTAGCCATGGCTTCATATCAGGAAACCAGAACGGGTTCTTTTATTCCCTTAAGCCACACGCTTGCAGAAACGATTATAGCGGTGCAACGTTCTTTAGTACTCTCAGTGAGTGCGGAACAATCTGCTAGTGCGCTCATTCAGATTTTGAAATGCCTGGCGGTAGCAGCCACCGTTTTTCCGTACGAGAAGCTACCAATGGAATTGGTTTCAAAAACCATCCAGCAGTGTACCCCTTTCTTAGATAACAAAG ATCCAGACGTTAAGGTTGCTTGCTTATCGGTTCTTCGGATATTGCTTTGTGCTCGTTCTGCCAATCCACAAATCGTCCAGATGTTCAATGAAGAAAAAACGG GAAAATGCTGGTTGCTTGAGCATTGCTTAACCTTGATTGATGGCCAATCAGGGTTCCCATTAACATTAGAGAGTCTGTTAGTAATTGGTGAGGTGACACGTTCTAATATTCGTGTTGCCCAGCCGTATTTTCAACACATTGTACGCTCAATTTGTCACAAGCTGTTGACTGATCAGGACTCTGGCATCCAAATCCGCTGTGCTAAAGCGCTAGCTCTTGTTGGTGCCAGTATTTTGCAAGAAATGGAAAAGGAAGATTCAG ATCAGTTCATTTCACGCGATGAAGCTGTCCAACTTTGGATTTACATAATTCGTCATGGTCTTGCTAACATATTGCAAGCCGCATCCGTTCCCCCGCTCAAAGCTGAAGCCTGTGCTGCTCTCGCCACAGTTGGGTCACAGATATTCGAGTGCTTACCA CGAGAACTGAGAATTCTTTTTGTAACCTTGGCCTTGGGATGCGCGACCGATGGAGATGCAAGTGTCAGAGCGGCTTCCATACGAACCCTTGGCTTCTCGGTCACATTTAATACACTTAATGAT GATGCATCGTTTTTGTTGGATAGCTCGGAAAAGATCCTACCTTTGCTCTTAGACGGTAACCTCCTTGTGGCATTGAATGCAAGTTGGGCCCTAGGCAATTTAGCAGACACATTAGATAAAGACCA aaACTCTTTACTAGAAGAAATGCCCCGAGACTTTTTGATTAATCTAATTAAGGCTGCCGTCCATGCAGCGCAAGGACCTATGAAG GTTCGATGCAATGGAATACGTGCCCTTGGAATTTTCGTGAAAATCATACCAGATGTTCCGAGTCAAGGAAGTGAGACAGCCATTTTACTGGATCAGGCGATATCAGTTATTGCAAAACAAGCGACGATAGGAAACTTTATGAAA AACCGTTGGAATGCCTGCTACGCTTGCGGAAATATTTTGCAGAATATAAAGTTACTCACAGCATTCTCCCATTGGATG GATAAATTAGTTGAGAGTCTTCTCATCGTTTTTCGAAGCTGTGCTAATTTTAAAGTCAGAATCTCTGCCGCCAACGCTATGCTGAATGTGAAACATCGGGAACTTTTATCGCATCACTATATCCGTATTTGGTTTACACTGCTCGATTCACTGGCTAACTCGGAACACATTGATGATTTTTCTGAGTTTCAGCACCATGAAACGATGTGTCGCCAGATTTGCAACGCTCTGTGCAAACTCATGACGCTGATTACAAAAGACGACCTTAGTCAACTGCAGGAAGCTGTGATGAAATACTATG ATGTTTTTTCAGCCCAGTTTAGTAAATTTCTAAAATCATTATTGCCGGAGCAGTTAGAGCTGGTAATAGAGGCGTCTGAATACATACGACAGTTGGGTCAACCAGTTGGTTCACTTACACAGAGCCAGAAATCAGCTGTAGAATTGTTCCAAGAACTATTGATAATTCCAGGCTGA
- the LOC116920073 gene encoding transcription initiation protein SPT3 homolog isoform X2 — MPAADVNENSSSTGWYTSEVQKMMHGFGDSKHPLKETAELVEKIVKEQLIQLLNMLLEVSAKINSKKIDVKEFLILLRHNPVKLRRFCTYLQVTEFKKYAKEDDGSKDIVDFTEFPTDNQKLQSALAFLQYIDPSCYLCNVADPTKPSPLLDDTLRERNERIERMTSAMDAKCTSFKRNQPSGKFQDWLLKDFSAPDVAMNATTWSILSYFAYETIAQIVDLAFIVRRDNTAGQVNDAVERNVVPRVSPANADLSKPTWSNSMRPLQVAEVTEAIRRFNNTHNSMFAPFRRIGVPPPGYRLLAL, encoded by the exons ATGCCTGCTGCCGACGTCAATGAAAATTCTTCCAGCACCGGATGGTATACTTCAG AAGTACAAAAAATGATGCATGGCTTCGGCGACAGCAAGCATCCTCTAAAAGAAACCGCCGAGTTGGTGGAGAAAATTGTAAAGGAACAATTGATTCAGTTGTTGAATATGCTCCTTGAGGTTTCTGCCAAGATTAATTCCAAGAAGATTGATGTGAAagaatttcttattttgttgAG GCATAATCCTGTAAAACTTAGAAGGTTTTGCACATATTTGCAAGTCACagagtttaagaaatatgCAAAGGAAGATGATGGATCAAAAGACATAGTAGACTTCACTGAGTTTCCTACTGACAATCAAAAACTGCAATCTGCTCTTGCATTCTTGCAATATATTGACCCATCTTGTTACTTGTGTAATGTTGCTGATCCTACAAAGCCATCTCCTCTACTAGATGATACtttgagagagagaaatgaaaGGATTGAGAGAATGACATCAGCCATGGAT GCAAAATGTACCTCATTTAAGAGGAACCAACCAAGTGGTAAATTTCAAGACTGGTTGCTTAAAGATTTTTCCGCTCCCGATGTAGCCATGAATGCCACAACTTGGTCTATTCTCAGTTATTTTGCATACGAAACCATCGCACAAATAGTGGATTTGGCTTTCATTGTGCGCAGGGATAACACTGCTGGACAAGTGAATGACGCCGTTGAACGCAACGTGGTACCTAGAGTCTCTCCAGCAAACGCGGATTTGTCGAAG CCAACATGGTCAAATTCGATGAGACCACTTCAAGTGGCCGAAGTCACGGAGGCTATCAGACGATTCAACAATACACACAATTCAATGTTTGCTCCATTCCGACGCATAGGCGTTCCTCCTCCAGGATATCGATTACTGGCACTGTAA
- the LOC116920073 gene encoding transcription initiation protein SPT3 homolog isoform X1 → MPAADVNENSSSTGWYTSEVQKMMHGFGDSKHPLKETAELVEKIVKEQLIQLLNMLLEVSAKINSKKIDVKEFLILLRHNPVKLRRFCTYLQVTEFKKYAKEDDGSKDIVDFTEFPTDNQKLQSALAFLQYIDPSCYLCNVADPTKPSPLLDDTLRERNERIERMTSAMDVQQYLEYTKAKCTSFKRNQPSGKFQDWLLKDFSAPDVAMNATTWSILSYFAYETIAQIVDLAFIVRRDNTAGQVNDAVERNVVPRVSPANADLSKPTWSNSMRPLQVAEVTEAIRRFNNTHNSMFAPFRRIGVPPPGYRLLAL, encoded by the exons ATGCCTGCTGCCGACGTCAATGAAAATTCTTCCAGCACCGGATGGTATACTTCAG AAGTACAAAAAATGATGCATGGCTTCGGCGACAGCAAGCATCCTCTAAAAGAAACCGCCGAGTTGGTGGAGAAAATTGTAAAGGAACAATTGATTCAGTTGTTGAATATGCTCCTTGAGGTTTCTGCCAAGATTAATTCCAAGAAGATTGATGTGAAagaatttcttattttgttgAG GCATAATCCTGTAAAACTTAGAAGGTTTTGCACATATTTGCAAGTCACagagtttaagaaatatgCAAAGGAAGATGATGGATCAAAAGACATAGTAGACTTCACTGAGTTTCCTACTGACAATCAAAAACTGCAATCTGCTCTTGCATTCTTGCAATATATTGACCCATCTTGTTACTTGTGTAATGTTGCTGATCCTACAAAGCCATCTCCTCTACTAGATGATACtttgagagagagaaatgaaaGGATTGAGAGAATGACATCAGCCATGGATGTACAACAATATTTGGAATATACCAAA GCAAAATGTACCTCATTTAAGAGGAACCAACCAAGTGGTAAATTTCAAGACTGGTTGCTTAAAGATTTTTCCGCTCCCGATGTAGCCATGAATGCCACAACTTGGTCTATTCTCAGTTATTTTGCATACGAAACCATCGCACAAATAGTGGATTTGGCTTTCATTGTGCGCAGGGATAACACTGCTGGACAAGTGAATGACGCCGTTGAACGCAACGTGGTACCTAGAGTCTCTCCAGCAAACGCGGATTTGTCGAAG CCAACATGGTCAAATTCGATGAGACCACTTCAAGTGGCCGAAGTCACGGAGGCTATCAGACGATTCAACAATACACACAATTCAATGTTTGCTCCATTCCGACGCATAGGCGTTCCTCCTCCAGGATATCGATTACTGGCACTGTAA
- the LOC116920113 gene encoding DALR anticodon-binding domain-containing protein 3, whose amino-acid sequence MEKQAISNLDFKKIFSETLNSMTLIPLMVSGGRSNVTTRCNQNMTLTDMRAQYASRVLSNIFAYKDLNSEIVLTPTANCDSKTLNNTITCVVGPVINPVTKKKDVTTTFQEYVRLRKLRVKCRHPPEGENMSEAWITEAVVCYDFLHNDTTKPMHAVGLAGLEIDPPFREAVKILYNRSRVACILQKFDEGVDCSLYPPLPSLDMTNFKLLKQKAEIEITSKYIAGFVPMLNKFSLSRIAKITAELWRFLLFLSQDYSHYYSSVRTLCDEHNRSHPTMHARIWMLKVILTIYDAAFAILNLKPVEYV is encoded by the exons atggaaaaacaagCAATTAGCAACcttgatttcaaaaaaatattcagCGAAACTCTGAATTCTATGACTCTTATC CCGTTAATGGTCAGTGGAGGTCGATCCAACGTCACTACCAGGTGTAATCAAAATATGACCCTTACCGATATGAGGGCACAGTATGCCAGCAGAGTTCTGAGTAATATCTTTGCTTATAAAGATTTAAATTCTGAAATTGTCCTTACACCCACGGCAAACTGTGATAGCAAGACACTGAATAACACTATAACATGTGTTGTGGGTCCTGTCATCAACCCAGTTACCAAGAAAAAGGATGTAACAACAACTTTTCAAGAATATGTTAG GTTGAGGAAGCTGCGTGTCAAATGCAGACACCCACCTGAAGGGGAAAACATGTCTGAAGCATGGATAACTGAAGCTGTTGTCTGCTATGATTTCTTACATAATGACACCACAAAACCAATGCATGCTGTAGGTTTAGCTGGCTTAGAAATTGATCCACCATTCAGAG AagctgtaaaaattttatacaaCAGGAGTAGAGTTGCATGCATTCTTCAGAAATTTGACGAAGGGGTGGATTGTTCTCTGTACCCTCCACTGCCTAGTCTAGATATGACCAATTTCAAGTTGCTGAAGCAGAAGGCAGAAATCGAAATCACCTCAAAGTACATTGCCGGATTCGTCCCGATGCTGAAcaaattttctctttctcgcATCGCTAAGATAACTGCCGAATTATGGCGATTCTTGCTTTTTTTATCGCAAGATTATTCTCACTACTACAGTTCTGTGCGCACTCTATGT GATGAGCACAACCGATCGCATCCCACAATGCACGCACGCATTTGGATGCTGAAGGTCATATTAACAATTTACGATGCCGCGTTCGCCATTCTGAATTTGAAACCCGTGGAATACGTTTGA
- the LOC116919797 gene encoding dehydrogenase/reductase SDR family member 7 → MELTSLLLYITIFFSALLVLILFSDGDLTLMLVERFGKRLSSVKGQVYWIVGASSGIGEYLAYELVANGAKVVLSGRRENELQKVKAQCLIIGKKAGLSETDILLLPVDVTKLELHQQYFDAVLKHFGTLDVLVNNAGRSQRAEWMNIDIRVDKDLFEGNVFGLLNLSRTVIPHFLAKKKGQIAVTSSVCGKVGAPCSASYNATKHALHGYFETLRAELTCRGILVTMLCPGPVFSDLLSACATDTYGQKLGSAMTKKDRRMSTERCARLCAIAIVNQLDEAWISINPVLLSLYVSQYAPSLFRSFNGRIGARVAMSLRDSRNDLVNSCKKDVQGEKSD, encoded by the exons ATGGAGTTAACGTCGCTTCTCCTTTATATTACCATATTCTTTTCTGCGTTACTTGTTCTCATACTATTCAGTGATGGTGATTTAACTTTGATGCTAGTAGAGAGATTTGGAAAACGTTTAA GTTCGGTGAAAGGACAAGTTTATTGGATAGTTGGAGCTTCCTCTGGAATTGGAGAGTATTTGGCATATGAG CTTGTTGCAAATGGAGCAAAAGTAGTTTTGTCAGGCCGAAGAGAAAATGAGCTACAGAAAGTCAAAGCTCAGTGCCTAA TTATAGGGAAGAAGGCAGGTCTTTCTGAAACTGATATTTTACTTCTACCTGTTGATGTTACAAAACTCGAACTTCATCAGCAatattttgatgctgttttaaaacattttggaACA TTAGATGTGCTCGTTAATAATGCTGGAAGATCTCAGAGGGCTGAATGGATGAATATTGACATTAGGGTTGACAAAGACCTTTTTGAGGGCAATGTTTTTGGACTGCTTAACCTAAGCCGAACAGTAATTCCGCACTTTcttgccaaaaagaaaggtCAAATTGCGGTCACATCGTCCGTGTGCGGAAAAGTTGGAGCTCCATGTTCGGCCAGCTATAATGCTACAAAACATGCTTTACAC GGATATTTTGAAACGTTACGTGCTGAATTGACATGTCGGGGCATATTAGTTACCATGCTTTGCCCTGGACCAGTCTTCTCCGATCTACTTAGCGCTTGCGCTACGGATACCTACGGCCAA AAATTGGGCAGTGCTATGACCAAGAAAGATCGTCGAATGTCAACGGAACGGTGTGCACGTCTTTGCGCCATAGCCATAGTTAATCAGTTAGATGAAGCTTGGATTTCTATCAACCCTGTTCTGTTATCTTTGTATGTATCGCAATATGCACCCTCCCTGTTTAGAAG TTTTAATGGTCGTATAGGAGCGCGGGTTGCTATGTCACTCCGTGATAGCAGGAACGATCTCGTTAATAGTTGCAAGAAAGATGTACAAGGTGAGAAGTCGGATTGA